In the Borrelia turicatae 91E135 genome, one interval contains:
- a CDS encoding acetate kinase, protein MKILTINTGSSSLKFTLYKHKNTQILVSGTIEKIKTKKSIIKIKTKNGLLEKTDKHIKSHKEALKQLIRILTNKKLKIIENPDEIQGIGHRIVHGGPSFKNSTILNTNTLSELKKISKLAPLHNPIAIKVIEITLKIFPNAKQVLCFDTSWHKTMNENAFLYATPYSWYKDYNIRKYGFHGLSYSYITKRVATILNKPKEDLNLIILHLGNGSSINAVKKGLSYDTSMGLTPLEGLVMGTRSGDIDPAIIPLMSKLLNKTPKKIEEILNKQSGMLGISLKSNDLRDIWEGVKNNEYNSKLAVEIMAYRIKKYIGSYLAVLDFNIDAIIFTAGIGVTDYGIRELSLKGFEKIGIEIDPQKNNLARDKHTESDISSEKSKTKILVIPTNEELTILEDTYNLITKPS, encoded by the coding sequence ATGAAAATATTAACAATTAACACAGGAAGTTCCTCATTAAAATTTACACTCTATAAACATAAAAATACACAAATATTAGTATCTGGAACAATCGAAAAAATAAAAACAAAAAAATCAATAATTAAAATTAAGACCAAAAATGGCTTACTAGAAAAAACAGATAAACATATCAAATCACACAAAGAAGCATTAAAACAACTGATTAGAATATTAACAAACAAGAAATTAAAAATCATAGAAAATCCAGACGAAATTCAAGGCATAGGACACAGAATTGTACATGGAGGTCCAAGTTTTAAAAATTCAACGATACTTAACACAAATACCTTAAGCGAACTAAAAAAGATATCCAAGCTTGCACCTCTGCACAATCCAATTGCAATAAAAGTTATAGAAATAACTCTTAAAATATTTCCAAATGCAAAACAAGTTTTATGTTTTGACACATCATGGCACAAAACCATGAATGAAAATGCATTTTTATACGCCACACCATATTCTTGGTATAAAGACTATAATATCAGAAAATATGGATTTCACGGTTTATCATACTCATATATAACAAAAAGAGTTGCAACAATACTTAACAAACCTAAAGAAGATCTAAACTTAATAATACTACACCTAGGCAATGGTTCAAGCATCAATGCAGTTAAAAAAGGACTATCTTACGATACAAGCATGGGTCTTACCCCTCTTGAAGGACTTGTAATGGGCACAAGAAGTGGGGATATAGATCCTGCAATTATTCCTTTAATGAGCAAACTTTTAAATAAAACTCCAAAAAAAATCGAAGAAATTCTTAATAAGCAAAGTGGTATGCTTGGCATATCTCTTAAGTCAAATGATCTAAGAGACATTTGGGAAGGAGTAAAAAATAATGAATATAACTCTAAACTTGCAGTTGAAATAATGGCTTATAGAATAAAAAAATACATTGGATCTTACCTTGCAGTACTTGATTTCAATATTGATGCAATAATTTTCACAGCTGGCATTGGTGTTACAGATTATGGAATAAGAGAATTATCACTAAAAGGCTTTGAAAAAATTGGAATAGAAATTGATCCTCAAAAGAATAATTTAGCAAGAGACAAACATACAGAATCTGATATCTCAAGTGAAAAAAGTAAGACAAAAATACTTGTAATACCAACAAATGAAGAATTAACCATACTTGAAGATACCTACAATTTAATTACAAAGCCTTCATAA
- the cdd gene encoding cytidine deaminase → MKDNEQNAIVKAFQLAETARNNAYSPYSKFKVGACIKTKDNLFFQGSNVENASFGATRCAEQAAIMNMISSVGIQKIDFMLITTTPASVPCAICRQVMSEFFEENTKILMTDPNQFNATKTISQTYTLKDLLKIPFNKEELSRIFKANQET, encoded by the coding sequence ATGAAAGATAATGAACAAAATGCAATTGTAAAAGCATTTCAATTGGCAGAAACTGCAAGAAATAATGCATATTCACCATATTCAAAATTTAAAGTGGGAGCTTGTATTAAAACTAAAGACAATTTATTTTTTCAAGGTTCAAATGTTGAAAATGCAAGTTTTGGAGCAACTCGTTGTGCAGAGCAAGCCGCAATAATGAACATGATATCATCTGTTGGTATACAAAAAATAGATTTTATGTTGATCACAACAACTCCAGCAAGTGTACCATGTGCAATATGTCGTCAAGTAATGTCAGAATTTTTCGAAGAAAATACTAAAATATTAATGACAGATCCTAACCAATTTAACGCCACTAAAACAATCTCACAAACTTATACACTTAAAGATTTACTTAAAATTCCATTCAACAAAGAAGAGTTATCAAGAATATTTAAGGCAAATCAAGAAACATAA
- the lon gene encoding endopeptidase La encodes MKSILNLISSKKDDLPVIVLRQNVFFPNVTLWVNCDDSISINAIYQSMLEGRLILFFCVNDLNSDNSSKISLENLYSIGIYAKIIQVVKVTEILIKILVTFQDRVIIKSIVKKNNYFRAKVDFISDKCEFNNELFTYSKFLREAYDTYRSYLPVKKLDNDESNDFFDSPAKLVDVIASNVNLEYKVKVELLQELDVKLRIEKLIINLNIETELLILKKDIKAKVKTKLDKGQKEYFLNEQIKEIQKRLGRDETDYLERLNSKNIPENIKSRIEKEISRLTRVNTNSPDANIVRNYVELLLDLPWDENTVMKNSLREIELILRNSHYGMYETKEKIMNFLSVYHINSKVQAPILCLVGPPGTGKTSVALSIAKSLSREFTKISLGGLRDETEIRGHRRSYVGALPGVFINAIKVAGKSNPVILLDEIDKINSTYKGNPEAALLEVLDSEQNSRFVDHYLEIPYDLSNVLFVATANSLHEVSRPLLDRMEIIKIEGYSCVEKLEIAKNFLIPNIIKDSCLNNVYIKIEDDVVLHIIRNCTMESGVRNLKRVLTNLFRMVVRELLYVYSREDIIKGNFYFPSSLMHGNNLLFTHDPDIPGIYKIINMNNFHFYVNCEYKFNLIRIDSSGFVYGLAWTSYGGAVLPVEAIKFDKKGDIILTGSLGSVMKESAQLAYSVVKTYSSELNFDINEIPEIHLHFPEGATPKDGPSAGITIATAIASVLSDKRVPLDLAMTGEVTLKGSILPVGGIKEKVLAAYRNGINKIIIPKDNEKDYVKLPEDIRDNIDVKYVSNLGEVFNYLNII; translated from the coding sequence AGAGGGTAGATTGATCTTATTTTTTTGTGTTAATGATCTTAACTCGGATAATAGTAGCAAAATTAGTTTAGAAAATTTATATTCTATTGGTATTTATGCAAAGATTATTCAAGTTGTAAAGGTTACTGAAATTTTGATAAAAATTTTAGTAACCTTTCAGGATAGAGTTATTATCAAAAGCATTGTAAAAAAGAATAATTACTTTAGAGCAAAGGTTGATTTTATATCTGATAAATGTGAATTTAATAATGAGCTTTTTACTTATTCTAAATTCTTAAGAGAAGCGTATGATACTTATAGATCTTATTTGCCCGTTAAAAAACTAGACAATGATGAGAGTAACGATTTTTTTGATAGTCCAGCTAAGCTTGTTGATGTTATAGCCTCTAATGTGAATTTGGAATATAAAGTTAAAGTAGAACTTTTACAAGAACTAGATGTTAAGCTTAGAATAGAAAAATTGATCATAAATCTAAATATTGAGACTGAGCTTTTAATTCTTAAGAAAGATATTAAGGCTAAGGTTAAGACTAAACTTGATAAGGGTCAAAAAGAATATTTTTTAAATGAGCAAATTAAGGAAATTCAGAAAAGATTAGGGAGAGATGAGACTGATTATCTTGAAAGATTAAACTCTAAAAATATTCCTGAAAATATTAAATCTAGAATTGAAAAGGAAATATCCAGATTGACTCGTGTGAATACTAATTCGCCAGATGCTAATATTGTTAGGAACTATGTTGAATTGTTACTTGACCTACCTTGGGATGAAAATACTGTGATGAAAAATTCTTTAAGAGAGATTGAACTTATTTTAAGAAATTCTCATTATGGTATGTATGAAACTAAAGAAAAAATAATGAATTTTTTATCTGTCTATCATATTAATTCTAAAGTTCAAGCGCCTATCTTGTGTCTTGTGGGTCCACCCGGTACCGGAAAAACTTCTGTTGCTTTATCTATTGCTAAGTCTCTTTCTAGGGAATTTACAAAAATTTCCCTTGGTGGGTTAAGAGATGAAACAGAAATTAGAGGTCATCGAAGGTCTTATGTTGGAGCTCTGCCGGGAGTTTTTATTAATGCAATCAAAGTGGCTGGAAAATCTAATCCCGTAATTCTTCTTGACGAAATAGATAAGATTAACAGTACTTATAAGGGAAATCCGGAAGCAGCACTTTTAGAAGTTTTAGATTCTGAACAAAATTCTAGATTTGTTGATCATTATTTAGAAATTCCTTATGATCTCTCTAATGTGTTGTTTGTAGCAACAGCCAATTCTCTTCATGAGGTTTCTAGACCTCTTCTTGACAGAATGGAGATCATTAAGATAGAAGGGTATTCTTGTGTTGAAAAATTAGAAATTGCAAAAAATTTTTTAATACCAAATATAATTAAAGATAGTTGTTTAAATAATGTCTATATAAAAATAGAAGATGATGTTGTTTTACATATAATCAGGAACTGTACTATGGAGTCTGGAGTTAGGAATTTAAAGAGAGTTTTGACTAATTTGTTTAGAATGGTTGTAAGAGAATTACTTTATGTTTACTCAAGGGAGGACATAATTAAAGGAAATTTTTATTTTCCAAGTTCCTTAATGCATGGCAATAATTTACTCTTTACTCATGATCCTGATATTCCTGGTATTTACAAAATAATTAATATGAATAATTTTCATTTTTATGTGAATTGTGAATATAAGTTTAATTTAATTAGAATTGACTCTTCTGGATTTGTTTATGGTCTTGCTTGGACAAGTTATGGGGGGGCTGTACTTCCTGTTGAAGCTATTAAGTTTGATAAGAAAGGCGATATTATTTTAACAGGTAGTCTTGGGAGTGTTATGAAAGAAAGTGCACAATTGGCTTATTCTGTTGTAAAAACTTATTCTTCTGAGCTTAATTTTGATATAAATGAAATTCCTGAAATTCATCTTCATTTTCCGGAAGGAGCTACACCAAAAGATGGGCCTTCTGCTGGAATTACTATCGCAACAGCCATAGCTTCTGTGCTATCTGATAAGAGAGTGCCTCTAGACCTTGCTATGACAGGAGAGGTTACTCTTAAAGGTTCAATTCTTCCTGTGGGAGGTATTAAGGAGAAGGTGCTTGCAGCTTATAGGAATGGTATAAATAAAATTATTATTCCAAAGGATAATGAGAAAGATTATGTTAAGCTTCCAGAAGATATTAGGGACAATATTGATGTTAAGTATGTGTCTAATTTGGGAGAGGTGTTTAACTATTTAAATATTATTTAG
- a CDS encoding DJ-1 family glyoxalase III: MRVAIVLANGFEEIEAIIPMDILKRGGVDLKVISLSDDKVVSSSRGFTFYADEKISDYSEDHFDLIILPGGMPGAVNLFESKDLDKILRNMNLQGKLIAAICASPAIVLSAKGLLGANKFTCYPGFENDITDGEFVDEDVVISNNFITSKGVGTALEFAFTLLKIVKGERVLEDVKKQVLL, encoded by the coding sequence ATGAGAGTGGCAATTGTGCTTGCGAATGGTTTTGAAGAAATTGAAGCTATAATTCCTATGGATATTTTAAAACGAGGTGGTGTTGATCTAAAGGTTATCAGTTTGAGTGATGATAAGGTTGTTTCAAGTTCTAGAGGTTTTACTTTTTATGCTGATGAAAAAATATCAGATTATAGTGAGGACCATTTTGATTTAATAATACTTCCTGGAGGAATGCCTGGTGCTGTCAATCTTTTTGAATCTAAAGATTTAGATAAGATTTTAAGAAATATGAACTTACAAGGCAAGTTAATTGCAGCCATTTGTGCATCTCCAGCAATTGTGCTTTCTGCAAAGGGACTCTTAGGTGCAAATAAATTTACGTGTTATCCTGGATTTGAAAATGATATTACTGATGGCGAATTTGTGGATGAAGATGTTGTTATTAGTAATAATTTTATTACTTCTAAAGGTGTTGGTACAGCTTTAGAATTTGCTTTTACTTTGCTTAAGATTGTTAAGGGAGAAAGGGTCCTTGAAGATGTCAAGAAGCAAGTTTTACTTTAA
- a CDS encoding cation diffusion facilitator family transporter has translation MIKIINNKNINKCTNLKLASLKKDEIYIIYTENNVEMVSYLKAKIQNKEIKINNFYIDPNFKAEGIERVLIHNLIYYGKKNKLQKILCKINDIKEELKNLGFENNNNIYEKDLTYETKKNTLIIRIGLISVLAEVASITSKLTVGILFNSFALIADALHVTSDFILSTITYFSLKITNRPETIYYPYGYKKMENLIAFIIGLIIIISGFTMFLGTTGLNKLMNFRNESGLHIHNHGYDHQEYDHYHEDKKNILEIFSNNSLKKSIWIPLIPFIFFLVKIIEYLVKFQIGKRYNNYLLLALSSSDKNCIFSHGGTTLSLLLANYVWTGFDKIISICISFIMIKEGLHVIINNANKLLSKQDIDLKRKIKNTLKNINVNFKELNLFHQGNDLSLHVKLDLSYENDLKSLIQKKEKIKYTIKKYHKEICEIYILI, from the coding sequence ATGATCAAGATAATCAACAATAAAAACATCAATAAATGCACTAACTTAAAACTTGCAAGCTTAAAAAAAGATGAAATTTATATAATTTACACAGAAAATAATGTTGAAATGGTTTCATACCTGAAAGCCAAAATACAAAATAAAGAGATTAAAATTAATAATTTCTATATTGATCCAAATTTTAAAGCAGAGGGAATAGAAAGAGTACTCATTCATAACCTAATTTATTATGGTAAAAAAAATAAACTACAAAAAATCTTATGCAAAATTAATGACATAAAAGAAGAACTTAAAAACCTAGGATTTGAAAATAACAATAATATATACGAAAAAGACTTAACTTATGAAACAAAAAAAAATACACTTATAATAAGAATAGGACTTATCTCAGTATTAGCAGAAGTAGCATCAATAACATCTAAACTTACTGTTGGAATTCTTTTTAACTCGTTTGCACTCATCGCAGATGCACTTCACGTTACATCCGATTTTATCCTATCTACAATTACTTATTTTAGTTTAAAAATTACAAATCGGCCTGAAACAATTTATTATCCTTATGGATATAAAAAAATGGAAAACCTGATAGCATTTATCATAGGATTAATCATCATAATCTCAGGATTTACAATGTTTTTAGGCACAACAGGATTGAACAAATTAATGAACTTCAGAAATGAATCTGGATTACATATTCATAATCATGGCTATGATCACCAGGAGTATGATCATTATCACGAGGATAAAAAAAATATATTAGAAATATTTTCAAATAATTCTTTAAAAAAAAGCATTTGGATACCATTAATACCCTTTATATTTTTCTTAGTCAAGATAATCGAATATTTGGTAAAATTCCAAATCGGCAAAAGGTATAACAACTATTTGCTTTTAGCATTATCATCATCTGATAAGAATTGCATATTCTCTCATGGAGGAACTACACTAAGCTTATTACTTGCAAATTATGTATGGACAGGATTTGATAAAATAATATCTATATGTATTAGTTTTATAATGATCAAAGAAGGACTACACGTAATCATAAACAATGCTAATAAACTCCTTTCAAAACAAGACATAGACTTAAAAAGAAAAATAAAAAACACATTAAAAAATATTAATGTAAATTTCAAAGAACTCAACCTTTTTCATCAAGGAAATGACTTAAGTCTCCATGTCAAATTAGATTTAAGCTATGAAAATGACTTAAAAAGTTTGATACAAAAAAAAGAAAAAATAAAATACACCATAAAAAAATACCATAAAGAAATATGTGAAATATACATATTAATATAA
- a CDS encoding DHH family phosphoesterase: MIDVIEFIKKYNNFIIIGHKDPDFDCIGSSLALASFLSRIGKRVIMLNEGPFVRKEIIPFKDKFLSKWPDIDSSDYAVIILDCSIFDRIGDEFGFYVKDMPILVIDHHASGDKLDVPGYIDSFAPSTTFLIEKLIRKFGYEVTKEEAWYILVGFCTDTGFFRFISRSDPEPFEMVARLVSKGLSLKDVYNYIESVKSLTSIDMLSVMLNNLKAYFDGKVLLTILPFNSKKDNNVSGVNELFYALLSNVENNEILIILKETEDGSILVGLRSREYFDVGELAKYFGGGGHKHASGFKIKNSSLNLLESQIISYIKDAIKA; encoded by the coding sequence ATGATAGATGTTATTGAATTTATTAAAAAATATAATAATTTTATTATTATTGGTCATAAGGATCCTGATTTTGATTGTATTGGCTCGTCTTTAGCTTTAGCTTCTTTTTTGTCTAGAATAGGTAAAAGAGTCATTATGTTAAATGAAGGTCCTTTTGTGAGAAAGGAAATAATTCCTTTTAAAGATAAGTTTTTATCTAAATGGCCAGATATTGATTCTTCAGATTATGCTGTTATTATTTTGGATTGCTCCATATTTGATCGAATTGGAGATGAGTTTGGTTTTTATGTAAAAGATATGCCTATTCTTGTTATTGATCATCATGCATCGGGTGATAAGTTGGATGTTCCTGGGTATATTGATTCTTTTGCTCCTTCAACTACTTTTTTGATTGAGAAATTAATTAGGAAATTTGGGTATGAGGTTACTAAAGAGGAAGCATGGTATATTTTGGTTGGATTTTGCACAGATACAGGGTTTTTTAGATTTATTTCAAGAAGTGATCCTGAGCCTTTTGAAATGGTAGCTAGACTTGTCTCTAAAGGTTTAAGTCTTAAGGATGTTTATAATTATATTGAATCTGTTAAGAGTTTAACTTCAATAGATATGCTTAGTGTGATGTTAAACAATCTTAAAGCTTATTTCGATGGAAAAGTATTGCTTACTATTTTGCCTTTCAATTCTAAGAAGGATAATAATGTTAGTGGCGTTAATGAACTTTTTTATGCGCTTCTTTCTAATGTTGAGAATAATGAAATATTAATTATTTTAAAAGAGACGGAAGATGGTTCTATTTTGGTGGGGCTTCGTTCTAGAGAATATTTTGATGTGGGTGAGCTTGCAAAGTATTTTGGGGGAGGGGGACATAAACATGCTAGTGGATTTAAGATTAAAAATAGTTCTTTAAATCTTTTAGAGAGTCAAATAATCTCATACATCAAGGATGCTATTAAGGCTTAA
- the rpsD gene encoding 30S ribosomal protein S4, protein MNRKNIAKGKLVRRFGVNIFEQPKYDKLLKKKPNAPGMHGRSRRAKITEYGKQLIEKQKVKFTYGVSERQLTNIFKESRRQHGVTGDNLLALLERRIDNVVYRAGFAISRAHARQIVSHGIIMLNGRRVTIPSITLRANDMIQVKEKDRLKKLVRSNIEKTSTLRKLPTWIEVNADDLNVKITRPPSRDEIPTLANEQMIVEYYSKRA, encoded by the coding sequence ATGAATAGAAAAAACATAGCTAAAGGAAAATTGGTAAGACGATTTGGTGTGAATATCTTCGAACAACCTAAATATGATAAATTGCTTAAAAAGAAACCTAATGCACCTGGAATGCACGGACGATCTAGGAGAGCTAAAATCACAGAATATGGAAAGCAACTAATAGAAAAACAAAAGGTAAAATTCACTTATGGTGTAAGTGAAAGACAACTTACTAATATTTTCAAAGAATCAAGGAGACAGCATGGAGTTACAGGGGATAATCTTTTAGCATTACTTGAGAGAAGAATTGACAATGTTGTATACAGAGCTGGATTTGCTATTTCAAGAGCTCACGCAAGGCAAATAGTTTCACATGGAATTATTATGCTCAATGGAAGAAGAGTTACAATTCCATCCATTACTCTAAGAGCAAACGATATGATACAAGTAAAAGAAAAAGATAGACTAAAAAAATTAGTTAGATCCAACATAGAAAAAACATCAACTCTTAGAAAATTACCAACTTGGATAGAAGTAAATGCCGATGATTTAAATGTAAAAATAACTCGACCACCATCAAGAGACGAAATACCTACCCTTGCAAATGAACAAATGATTGTCGAATACTATTCCAAAAGAGCATAA
- a CDS encoding glycoside hydrolase family 3 N-terminal domain-containing protein: MDDKELLGQMFMISYPKEQITKFVLNFIKEKNLGGIKIFGWNAKNLHTLIESINKAQSMSQNNRFKIPLFIATDQEGGWTQHIKLKTSKTIGNLGITATLSPNDSYLTGYHIANELRQLGINLNFAPITDIYSNEENFTIGPRTYSNNPQIVSLFALAFYKGQKQAGIISTAKHFPGHGNTIVDSHIKMPIINSNLKEMQSNELLPYKILIQENIPMIMSGHLAYPMLTNGKEIPASSSIKIIKELLRKKLKYDNLIITDDLLMNAVRYNNESIYDTIERIIRTETDILLISLNENIQNNAYNKLLSLMQKDSEIRENIIKSNKRILRIKLEYLKERKNETEIYSNHKKVQAIPTKEAKNFFEQSTLRGITKIKLSKQVSKHKKTLLISPYNTMIKEGKKIFQNSSGYYYDYYPLNNMNPTKLKEIKKLIEKHEQVIFNLSTPASQQYIENLKEYKDKISIIVSLTPQYIKNLDWIQNIVIVYGTTILSFKSGFLTLTEDFNPKGKSPLINFKP; the protein is encoded by the coding sequence ATGGATGATAAAGAATTATTGGGCCAAATGTTCATGATAAGTTACCCGAAAGAACAAATAACAAAATTTGTACTAAACTTCATAAAAGAGAAAAACTTAGGGGGAATTAAAATCTTTGGATGGAATGCCAAAAACTTACACACGCTAATAGAAAGTATAAATAAAGCACAATCGATGTCCCAAAACAATAGATTTAAAATACCTTTATTTATAGCAACGGATCAAGAAGGTGGATGGACACAACATATAAAACTCAAAACATCAAAAACAATAGGAAATCTTGGAATCACAGCTACTCTATCACCAAATGATTCCTACCTTACAGGATATCACATAGCAAATGAGCTAAGACAACTTGGAATCAATCTAAATTTTGCACCTATAACAGACATTTACAGCAATGAGGAAAATTTTACAATAGGACCAAGGACATATTCAAATAATCCACAAATCGTTTCTCTTTTTGCTCTAGCTTTTTATAAAGGACAAAAACAAGCAGGAATAATTTCAACAGCAAAACACTTCCCCGGACATGGGAATACTATTGTTGATTCTCACATAAAAATGCCAATAATAAACTCAAATTTAAAAGAAATGCAATCAAATGAATTATTGCCATATAAAATATTAATACAAGAAAATATTCCAATGATTATGAGCGGACATCTAGCATACCCAATGCTTACAAATGGCAAAGAAATACCCGCATCATCTTCAATTAAAATCATAAAGGAACTACTTAGAAAAAAGTTGAAATATGATAATTTAATAATAACAGATGATTTATTAATGAATGCAGTAAGATATAACAATGAAAGCATTTATGACACAATTGAAAGAATTATTAGAACTGAAACTGATATTTTATTAATATCACTAAACGAAAATATACAAAACAATGCATACAATAAACTATTAAGCCTCATGCAAAAAGATAGTGAAATAAGAGAAAATATCATTAAATCTAACAAGAGAATACTTAGAATAAAGTTAGAATACTTAAAAGAAAGAAAAAATGAAACTGAAATTTATTCAAATCATAAAAAAGTTCAAGCAATACCTACTAAAGAAGCTAAAAATTTTTTTGAACAAAGTACATTAAGAGGGATAACTAAAATAAAGTTATCAAAACAAGTATCAAAGCATAAAAAAACACTTTTAATATCACCTTATAACACAATGATTAAAGAAGGGAAAAAAATATTTCAAAACAGTTCCGGTTATTACTATGATTATTATCCCTTAAACAACATGAACCCCACAAAACTGAAAGAGATAAAAAAGCTAATTGAAAAACACGAACAAGTTATATTTAATCTCTCAACACCCGCTAGTCAACAATACATAGAAAACTTAAAAGAATATAAAGACAAAATAAGTATAATTGTATCACTTACACCCCAATATATTAAAAACCTAGACTGGATACAAAACATAGTAATAGTATACGGAACAACAATACTGTCTTTTAAATCTGGATTCCTCACTTTAACAGAGGATTTTAATCCAAAAGGAAAAAGCCCCTTAATAAACTTTAAGCCTTAA